One Aphidius gifuensis isolate YNYX2018 linkage group LG5, ASM1490517v1, whole genome shotgun sequence genomic region harbors:
- the LOC122857554 gene encoding THO complex subunit 4: MKMVDKIEMSLDDIIKHNKGGKTRGASARRGRGAAGTSPRRGARGAQRTGGSVMRGRNRGGITRSSAGYIRGDVNSAWKHDMFDGVKKVSRGAIGSTSITKLLVSNLDFGVSDSDIQELFSEFGPLKSAAVHYDRSGRSLGSADVIFERRPDAIKAMKQYNGVPLDGREMNIQVATSEIPVSTAIRTTSRPIAGNFAQRSAPVKFRGTRGGASSRGRSGVRRGGRGGGVKTQTKTPTAEELDAELEAYVKEVK; this comes from the exons atgaagATGGTGGACAAGATTGAAATGAGCTTGGACGACATAATAAAGCACAATAAAGGAGGGAAAACTCGAGGTGCTAGTGCAAGAAGAGGACGAGGTGCAGCCGGCACATCGCCCAGACGAGGTGCTCGTGGGGCCCAAAGAACTGGAGGTAGCGTGATGCGAGGCCGTAATCGTGGTGGCATAACGAGATCATCTGCAGGTTATATCCGG GGTGATGTAAACAGTGCATGGAAACATGACATGTTTGATGGCGTTAAAAAAGTCAGTAGAGGAGCCATCGGAAGCACAAGCATTACTAAACTTCTCGTTTCAAACCTCGATTTTGGTGTATCAGATTCTGATATTCAG gAATTGTTCAGTGAATTTGGACCATTGAAATCTGCAGCAGTACATTATGATAGATCAGGAAGATCTCTTGGATCAGCAGATGTCATTTTTGAGCGCCGTCCTGACGCAATTAAAGCGATGAAGCAATACAATGGAGTACCACTTGATg gtcgTGAAATGAATATCCAGGTAGCAACTTCAGAAATTCCAGTCAGCACAGCTATAAGAACGACATCAAGGCCTATTGCTGGTAATTTTGCACAACGATCAGCCCCAGTGAAATTCCGAGGCACAAGAGGAGGAGCAAGCTCTCGTG gcCGTAGTGGTGTTCGACGAGGTGGACGCGGGGGCGGAGTTAAAACACAAACAAAAACTCCGACTGCTGAAGAGTTGGATGCCGAGCTTGAGGCTTATGTTAAAGAGGTTAAGTAA
- the LOC122856350 gene encoding uncharacterized protein LOC122856350: MYSLAFFQETQNIDTVLSKNVRQKKKNSEVKWGGKWVSARILLKNDNKMFLDAIEVDINGIIIKLPDININPDKETKYLKKKVIHHNIDEEIADLPNITEEATQGLKEDILVSIDENNKSFKKRQLPSPIATTNKRHQQNFHNISTDDDDYLSNTYESVLQTNKNIKTYEVNSEDNYSSDEHEQRQKKPEKNKKYVKKNIKSIQTIIDTSTDDDSDQHELENDSKKIRLSSRVDTSVCKSPDNLTKIQEPSTHILGITYSDSSNSNSDEDDDKKKTIKKLTSIDHISSSDENVINKKQKNEKQNYSDIEQSDIVNSDNDETKADTCSKITPEYQPTLSETFGIIKYLKALSTSLGLQYQSNEDPTSSTNTATMATIIFLENAVEDLELHKVKMIEKKNEKIDNFDVVACNSNRSSASTSSVSNSTPPQQHSSKNTLINIERDVNLLIQKSKIEVDKNWIINTTKFLRGNPGEMARQIFKKMIGKDNLARMTVKEKTGREMIPKNQYEAIEEYVHNTCRKSSRLSKPEFHKKIMKMCCTLRETEKKKKAA; encoded by the exons atgtattctCTTGCTTTTTTTCAAGAAACTCAAAATATTGATAccgttttatcaaaaaatgtgcgacaaaaaaaaaaaaatagtgaagtTAAATGGGGAGGTAAATGGGTTAGTGCAaggatattattaaaaaatg aCAACAAGATGTTCCTTGATGCAATAGAAGTTGATATAAATggcattattatcaaattgccAGATATTAATATCAACCCAGATAAAGaaactaaatatttaaaaaaaaaagtaattcatcACAATATCGATGAAGAAATAGCAGATTTACCAAATATTACTGAAGAAGCAACGCAAG gcTTGAAAGAAGATATACTTGTAagcattgatgaaaataataaaagctttAAAAAACGTCAACTTCCGTCACCAATAGCAACTACTAATAAACGACACCAACAGAATTTTCACAATATTTCTacggatgatgatgattatttatctAACACATATGAAAGCGTTTTACAGACAAACAAGA acaTAAAAACATATGAAGTAAATTCAGAAGACAATTATTCATCAGACGAACATGAACAGAGACAGAAAAagcctgaaaaaaataaaaaatatgtaaaaaaaaatattaaatctattCAGACCATCATCGATACTTCAACTGATGATGACTCGGATCAACACGAGTTAGAAAATGATAGTAAAAAGATTCGATTAAGTTCACGTGTCGACACGAGTGTGTGCAAGAGCCCAGACAATTTGACTAAAATTCAAGAGCCGTCTACACATATTCTTGGCATTACGTACAGTGATAGTTCTAATTCAAACtctgatgaagatgatgacaaaaaaaaaaccattaaaaaaC tgaCGTCGATAGACCATATTTCATCTTCAGATGAAAAcgtaatcaataaaaaacaaaaaaatgaaaaacaaaattattctgATATAGAACAATCAGACATCGTTAACTCAGATAATGATGAAACGAAAGCAGATACATGCAGTAAAATTACACCAGAATATCAGCCCACATTATCAG AAACATTTggcattataaaatatttaaaggcTCTGAGTACAAGTCTTGGCTTACAATACCAATCTAATGAAGATCCAACAAGCAGTACAAACACtg CTACGATGGCGACTAtaatatttcttgaaaatgcTGTAGAAGACTTAGAGTTACATAAAGTAAAAatgatcgaaaaaaaaaacgaaaaaattgataattttgatgtgGTAGCTTGCAACTCAAATAGATCATCAGCGTCAACATCGTCTGTATCAAATTCAACTCCACCACAACAACATTCttctaaaaatacattaataaatatcgaGAGAGATGTG aactTGCTGATTCAAAAGTCTAAAATTGAGGTGGACAAAAACTGGATAATCAacacaacaaaatttttacgTGGCAATCCCGGAGAAATGGCACGACAAATCTTCAAGAAAATGATTGGAAAAGATAACCTCGCAAGAATGACAGTAAAAGAAAAGACTGGTAGAGAAATGATTCCAAAAAACCAATATGAAGCTATTGAAG AATATGTTCACAACACATGTCGCAAATCAAGTAGACTATCCAAACCagaatttcataaaaaaataatgaaaatgtgtTGTACTTTACGAGAAacggaaaagaaaaaaaaagctgcttaa
- the LOC122857558 gene encoding transmembrane protein 256-like isoform X1, whose translation MVISDVLNYIIIPNPFSASVGSIVKAAGSAAAGYCRLDSKLGLEMIPPEPLWKLAACCGPYIRLAGLFGASAVIIGAYGSHKKFKNPELKLIFETANKYHMYHSLAIFGLVFSKVPRLTAAFWIGGSIMFCGSCYYYAFNDDKQFSRVTPFGGMCFIAGWLTLCL comes from the exons atggtAATATCAGATgtattaaattacataattatacCAAATCCATTTAGTGCAAGCGTTGGTTCAATTGTCAAAGCAGCCGGATCAGCT GCAGCTGGTTATTGCAGGCTTGATTCGAAACTTGGATTAGAAATGATTCCTCCAGAACCTCTTTGGAAACTTGCTGCATGTTGTGGACCTTATATTCGTCTTGCGGGACTCTTCGGAGCCTCTGCTGTCATTATTGGTGCCTATGGAAGCCaca aaaAATTCAAGAATCCAGAGCTGAAACTGATTTTTGAGAcagcaaataaatatcatatgtATCATTCATTAGCAATATTTGGTcttgttttttcaaaagtCCCTAGATTG ACAGCAGCTTTCTGGATTGGAGGATCAATAATGTTTTGTGGAAGTTGCTATTATTATGCATTTAATGACGACAAACAATTCTCACGCGTGACACCATTTGGAG GTATGTGTTTTATTGCCGGTTGGCTGACACTATGCTTATAA
- the LOC122857558 gene encoding transmembrane protein 256-like isoform X2 gives MVISDVLNYIIIPNPFSASVGSIVKAAGSAAAGYCRLDSKLGLEMIPPEPLWKLAACCGPYIRLAGLFGASAVIIGAYGSHKKFKNPELKLIFETANKYHMYHSLAIFGLVFSKVPRLTAAFWIGGSIMFCGSCYYYAFNDDKQFSRVTPFGAFLYEIQED, from the exons atggtAATATCAGATgtattaaattacataattatacCAAATCCATTTAGTGCAAGCGTTGGTTCAATTGTCAAAGCAGCCGGATCAGCT GCAGCTGGTTATTGCAGGCTTGATTCGAAACTTGGATTAGAAATGATTCCTCCAGAACCTCTTTGGAAACTTGCTGCATGTTGTGGACCTTATATTCGTCTTGCGGGACTCTTCGGAGCCTCTGCTGTCATTATTGGTGCCTATGGAAGCCaca aaaAATTCAAGAATCCAGAGCTGAAACTGATTTTTGAGAcagcaaataaatatcatatgtATCATTCATTAGCAATATTTGGTcttgttttttcaaaagtCCCTAGATTG ACAGCAGCTTTCTGGATTGGAGGATCAATAATGTTTTGTGGAAGTTGCTATTATTATGCATTTAATGACGACAAACAATTCTCACGCGTGACACCATTTGGAG cttttctatatgaaatccaagaagactag
- the LOC122857555 gene encoding ubiquitin-conjugating enzyme E2 S: MSSISNVENLSPQIIRRVAKEMTELVAQPPEGIRVIINDDDLTDIQAVIEGPAGTPYTDGHFKVKVALGKDFPQCPPKAFFLTKIFHPNVAKNGEICVNTLKKDWKSDLGIKHILLTVKCLLIVPNAESALNEEAGKMLLEKYDDYSERAKMMTEIHAQANDKGSKFSLESCTSSDLGGPLPKKHAGDKKLTAEKKKMLKDKKRTLKRL, from the exons ATGAGTTCG atatctAATGTTGAGAATCTTTCTCCCCAAATAATCCGCAGAGTAGCCAAGGAAATGACTGAGCTTGTTGCTCAACCCCCTGAAGGCATCAGAGTTATCATCAACGATGACGATCTTACTGACATTCAAGCTGTCATAGAGGGACCTG CTGGAACTCCATACACTGATGGTCATTTTAAGGTTAAAGTTGCACTTGGCAAAGATTTTCCGCAATGTCCTCCCAAAGCGTTTTTCctcacaaaaatttttcatccaAATGTTGCAAAAAACGGTGAAATATGTGTCAACACACTGAAGAAAGACTGGAAATCAGATCTTGGAATTAAACACATACTATTAACCGTCAAGTGCCTACTTATTGTACCTAATGCCGAGTCTGCCTTGAATGAAGAGGCCGGAAAAATGCTCCTTGAAAAATATGACGATTATTCAGAACGTGCTAAAATGATGACAGAGATCCATGCCCAa gcTAATGATAAAGGCAGTAAATTTTCGCTTGAAAGCTGTACATCTTCAGATCTTGGCGGCCCTCTTCCCAAAAAACATGCTGGTGATAAAAAGCTAACAgcagaaaaaaagaagatgctaaaagataaaaaaagaacgCTTAAACGATTGTGA